The DNA region GCCAAATCGAAGAGCCACAACGGAGTTCAATTTTCCAGTCcttatcaagctcttttttcgATAACCAAGttcttttgagagaaatTGTTGACGATCTTCACAACATAATCACTTGCAAGGATCAAGGGCTGGCCTTTTTGATGGACAGCCTTCGAGATGTTggctttgaaagtcttATCAAGAAGTGGGCGCCGAGAGGCTCCTTCAATCATGACTTACTACAACCATTCGACTTTGATGAGTGGCTTAACAAGTGGCCTTCACCCGCAAAAACACTCCATCAAGGAACAGGGTACAGTCCTAAGGTTTGCAAGTTTCTACGGCTACTGAGCACTAAACCTAATTTTGTTAGCCAACAAAACACTTCCGTCTCGCCAAAAGCGCAAACGAAAGTTTTGTCTTCTGGAGACGAGTTCGCCTCATTGAGCTTCGCAGAAGATGAGCAGAATGAAACGCATTTTTCTCATGAATCAGAATCTGATGATACCAAACACCTTTGCGGCCGCTTACAAAGAGCTTCGACGCCCATTGAAACCGAAAGCTTGGGTAAGCAAATTCGCCTAGCTGACGTCCCTATTCTCTCTCCGCAAAAAACAGAGCGCTTATCTCGTTCCCCGAAACAGCCCTCCCCCACGCCAGAGGGGCAAATAGAGGACATGCAGGAACAATCTGAAGATCGTTCTCCAAGTCGAAAAAGGCGAAAATTCGGAAAACTCAGGATTGAGTGACGTTGTATCTTTAGAGTAAATTTTATAGAACCCCCGAGCTAACTCCCTTTGACCATCGCCGAGATaagatcttcaaagcatttttttgttgatcaTCTCGTTTTTTGTATAAACAGCAGAGCGCGAATATCCAATATTGTACAAACTTCTCAAGTTCAGACGCCGTGGAAGGGGTACTGATTAGGTAAGATGGGACGCTCTTCCAATCTTGTCTGCGGATATCACCAGTACTAAAGTATTCAGCAAATACAGATAGccaaaacttgaatatGTAATGAGAACATGATTTCAGGTCCGTTAGCTTTTTATCGTTGTAGTCTGTCAAGTACAGATCGTCCCCATATTCGGCTCGCATTACGAAATCAACAGCTGAAAGCACAAGGGACTCTATTTCGTTTTTTATCGTCAGTgcaactttttcaaaactggaaGGTTGGATTTCAGTGCTCGCATggcttgatgaagttgatgcCGCCCTGTCATGATAAACTGCGTGTTCACCTGAATTCAATGGCACGCCTCTTTCTGCGTaggctttttgagcaattGAATCAGCAGACATTCCTTTACGGAATGAAACTGTTAGAATTCCCTCTGTGAGGGCTTTCAAACAAAGGTTCTTGTCATTAGACAGAAGAATGACAAATCGGCGCAAACGCtctttaaaaaaaaggcagcAGTCTAATATCGAATCGTCTTTTCGGCTCTCATAATCAAGTCTCTGATTTAAGCGTTGTCCTACAACGCCATGCGCAACATTTGCGAGGTTGGAATATATCCAGTTGTTAGCTTTACGAGCTAAAACACTAATTGCTTCTTTACTTGTGCCCTGGACGCTGCTATGATTTGGGTTTTTGAGACCATCCAATTCGTGTATCACAGTGCGTGGTATTATTATTTGGTGGTTAAACTGGAAGCTTGACGAACGTAGTGACTCTAGGATGTCAAGATGGGATATGATAAAATTTGTATCAACTACAAATGCTGTGGTAGAGGAGCTTACTTCAACTGCTGGTGGGATACTATCTAGTTCCAtcaaatcttcttcttgtgtTGCTTGATGCGGTTCGTGTTCTCTTTGATGTGCAACGGCCTCGGAAACCATTTGAACTCCAGATTCACCACTCATGTCTATCATAACGGCGTCTTCATCAGTTTCTAGGGGAGAAAGTGAACCAATCTCTTGGTCTTTGGCATTTTGGCGGGCCGCACGGCGTCCATGCGCAGCTTGTAGCGCTATTGGCTTCTCAGCACGAGAAGGGTGCCCAATCAAAACACGCTCTATATCTTCAATAGTATACTTTTGATCTGGGAACTTAGGCATATTGGACCCTTGGCACTGCTGCCCACAGTTGAAGCCTTTGATGTCGGCAGGTGCTGCGATGAGCACGTTGGTATGATGATAGGTGGTAGAAAGTGACGGATCTAAACAAAAAGGTGGTGTCACGTGAACAAGTGGATATCTTGACTTGGAAAACCTGAGCCCTGTGCGCCGTCCTATTCCTTTTATTACAGGTCTGGGATCTCAGAGTCCATTCCTAAACACTGTGGTTGCTAAATTTTCGCCTTCGAAATGGCCTCAAAAGCGTCTTCTCTTGCGATAGCCAAGAAGAATCAGATCCGCACTGGCTCAAGGCCAGGCGCTACATTTTACGATAAAGTACTGTTAAGGCAAAAATTCTGAGTAAACTCAAATTCT from Lachancea thermotolerans CBS 6340 chromosome C complete sequence includes:
- the SWT1 gene encoding mRNA-processing endoribonuclease (similar to uniprot|Q12104 Saccharomyces cerevisiae YOR166C Hypothetical ORF); its protein translation is MPKFPDQKYTIEDIERVLIGHPSRAEKPIALQAAHGRRAARQNAKDQEIGSLSPLETDEDAVMIDMSGESGVQMVSEAVAHQREHEPHQATQEEDLMELDSIPPAVEVSSSTTAFVVDTNFIISHLDILESLRSSSFQFNHQIIIPRTVIHELDGLKNPNHSSVQGTSKEAISVLARKANNWIYSNLANVAHGVVGQRLNQRLDYESRKDDSILDCCLFFKERLRRFVILLSNDKNLCLKALTEGILTVSFRKGMSADSIAQKAYAERGVPLNSGEHAVYHDRAASTSSSHASTEIQPSSFEKVALTIKNEIESLVLSAVDFVMRAEYGDDLYLTDYNDKKLTDLKSCSHYIFKFWLSVFAEYFSTGDIRRQDWKSVPSYLISTPSTASELEKFVQYWIFALCCLYKKRDDQQKNALKILSRRWSKGVSSGVL
- the NEJ1 gene encoding Nej1p (conserved hypothetical protein), translating into MQRRNTDSTRRTHVTNTLKWLPYKVNQSPYFGSFVDTLDKNKLHLCLTSLKTCPFLVEFEAFEIKEQASRQGFVFKTLEDVIDQVFAYLKKPSEELQFSYSGKQITFKIVVSRELCLTLDSPTRQIEEPQRSSIFQSLSSSFFDNQVLLREIVDDLHNIITCKDQGLAFLMDSLRDVGFESLIKKWAPRGSFNHDLLQPFDFDEWLNKWPSPAKTLHQGTGYSPKVCKFLRLLSTKPNFVSQQNTSVSPKAQTKVLSSGDEFASLSFAEDEQNETHFSHESESDDTKHLCGRLQRASTPIETESLGKQIRLADVPILSPQKTERLSRSPKQPSPTPEGQIEDMQEQSEDRSPSRKRRKFGKLRIE